The DNA window ATAAATCGGACAAGGTATATTACGTAATGACTGAAAGAAGATATCAGCACAAAATTTGCCAAAGGCATAAGCAAGTCATAGCCCTCCAAAGCCAAGAAGGAATATTCCCTTGTGTTGCAGGAAACCCTGAAGGAACCTCTTTGGACACCCTTCGTCTAAGGCCTAATCTtcttccatatatatatatatatatatataaagtacaCAGACAGGACCGCCTTCATCTTCATCGCTTAGCAGACAGCAGTTGTAAATTGTGGTTACCAATATTTCTAATAATACGAGTAAAGGACAGCTGATAATGGAAGCCAAAACTGGATCTACTGCCCGCCTTTCTTACGAAGAATTCGAACCTTTCTGTAGATGGCAACGCGAAGAAGCCCGTGACACTCTGCTAGTCCATCTCCCAGGTAATATTGGAATGACACACAGGTGCCTTTTTCTGttctacttcttcttcttcttcttttaaaaAATCTCGGGAATGTGTATCTTGTGATATTCAAGATAATTTCCTATTGGAAATCATGATCTTAAATAAGAACAGACTTTCATATATATTACTAGTCTGGCATTAAATTTCAATGATTTGGCGAGAAAAGCTATTGATTCCATAATGAACATAGATGTCATTTCGCTTCTCTCTTTCGTTCCTTGACCTGTTTACCAGACTTCAAAAAAGAACAGCTCAGGGTGCACATCAACAGTCGTGGAACCCTGAAAATTTCCGGGGAACGTAAATTGAGTTCAACAAAAGGGAGCAAATTTTACAAGGAAGTTGTGGTTGCTAGGAACTGCAATACCAATGCAATTCAAGCCAAATTTTCGGCCGGCCAGCTGTGCATCATAATGCTTAAAAACGTTAATGCAGCTGCGGTCCCAGAACAGAAAGTCATCAGCACTCCTGATCCAACCGCAAAACCACAAGCAGGTCCAGAAGAAGGTCAAGCCACGCAACCTCCTCAA is part of the Coffea eugenioides isolate CCC68of chromosome 6, Ceug_1.0, whole genome shotgun sequence genome and encodes:
- the LOC113775921 gene encoding inactive protein RESTRICTED TEV MOVEMENT 2-like, with the protein product MEAKTGSTARLSYEEFEPFCRWQREEARDTLLVHLPDFKKEQLRVHINSRGTLKISGERKLSSTKGSKFYKEVVVARNCNTNAIQAKFSAGQLCIIMLKNVNAAAVPEQKVISTPDPTAKPQAGPEEGQATQPPQKPGEEKDSIIVPSGTPIATASGKSNGNVTEGEKTTVSRGKQLANIALNVGMPVALLAALVAFVLYMYKSTIVED